A part of Pararhizobium sp. A13 genomic DNA contains:
- a CDS encoding creatininase family protein, which translates to MTFPAPRWKDNVSDLPPVAREDWIAVLPLGAHEQHGPHLPFDTDTLIAQGLVERLISRLPPALPVTFLPAEPVGYSIEHMDVNGTQSLSYDEAVGRWLAIAQGLHGQGIRKFVMLNAHGGNASLMTIVATEARVRFNMLAVATSWTRFGQPDGWIRPEDKAIDIHGGDIETSVMLALHPERVDMAKAARFGSRQSDFAQRYKHLRAYGPHAFGWKMSDLNEMGVAGDAAAATAERGEQLIAHAVSGIIELLEDVAAFDPSSLR; encoded by the coding sequence ATGACGTTCCCGGCACCCCGTTGGAAAGACAATGTTTCCGATCTTCCGCCCGTTGCCCGGGAAGACTGGATCGCTGTGCTTCCGCTGGGCGCACACGAACAGCATGGGCCGCACCTGCCCTTCGACACCGACACGCTGATTGCACAGGGACTGGTCGAGCGATTGATCTCGCGATTGCCGCCCGCTTTGCCCGTGACTTTCCTGCCCGCGGAACCGGTCGGCTATTCGATCGAGCACATGGATGTGAACGGTACGCAGTCGCTTTCCTACGACGAAGCCGTGGGGCGATGGCTCGCGATCGCGCAAGGCCTCCACGGCCAGGGCATTCGCAAATTCGTCATGCTGAACGCCCATGGCGGCAACGCGTCGCTCATGACCATCGTCGCAACGGAAGCGCGGGTGCGGTTCAACATGCTGGCGGTCGCAACGAGCTGGACGCGCTTCGGGCAGCCCGACGGCTGGATCAGGCCGGAAGACAAGGCGATCGATATTCACGGCGGCGATATCGAGACGTCGGTGATGCTGGCGCTCCATCCAGAGAGGGTGGACATGGCGAAAGCGGCGCGATTCGGCTCCCGCCAGAGCGATTTTGCCCAACGCTACAAACACCTGCGCGCCTATGGTCCGCATGCTTTCGGCTGGAAGATGTCGGATCTCAACGAAATGGGCGTGGCCGGCGACGCTGCAGCGGCAACGGCCGAGCGAGGCGAGCAATTGATCGCCCACGCCGTTTCCGGGATCATCGAACTGTTGGAGGATGTCGCGGCTTTCGATCCGTCGAGCCTTCGGTAG
- a CDS encoding gamma-glutamyl-gamma-aminobutyrate hydrolase family protein — translation MRKPVVAIPADFRAFDGNVWHATPHQYVRAAVEGSGVMTFLVPALETGNDADDILDRVDGVLVSGSRTNVHPSLYGKQATEADGPFDPGRDATSLPLIRRALERGVPLLAICRGIQELNVALGGTLASEIQDRPGIWDHRKPDVQELDIAYGIRQMVIVKEGSCLASVLGTGEVQVNSLHRQAISEAAPRLAVEAVAEDGTIEAVSVIDAKAFAVGVQWHPEYWVGQDGPSSTLFQAFGDAVRAYAASKAKA, via the coding sequence ATGCGCAAACCCGTTGTTGCCATACCGGCCGATTTCAGGGCCTTCGACGGCAATGTCTGGCATGCCACGCCGCATCAATATGTCCGCGCCGCCGTCGAAGGCTCCGGTGTGATGACATTCCTGGTGCCGGCGCTCGAGACCGGCAACGACGCCGATGATATTCTCGACCGTGTGGACGGCGTGCTCGTCAGTGGGTCGCGCACCAATGTGCATCCGTCGCTCTACGGCAAGCAAGCCACCGAAGCGGACGGGCCGTTCGATCCGGGCCGCGACGCAACGAGCCTTCCGCTGATCCGGCGGGCGCTGGAGCGCGGCGTGCCGTTGCTGGCCATCTGCCGCGGCATACAGGAACTGAATGTCGCGCTGGGCGGCACGCTGGCGAGCGAAATCCAGGACAGGCCCGGCATCTGGGATCACCGCAAGCCGGACGTGCAGGAACTCGATATCGCCTACGGCATCCGCCAGATGGTCATCGTCAAGGAAGGAAGCTGCCTTGCTTCCGTTCTCGGTACCGGCGAGGTGCAGGTGAATTCGCTGCATCGGCAGGCGATCTCTGAGGCGGCACCGCGTCTCGCCGTCGAGGCCGTCGCCGAAGACGGAACGATCGAGGCCGTGTCGGTGATCGACGCGAAGGCCTTTGCCGTCGGCGTGCAATGGCACCCGGAATACTGGGTCGGCCAGGACGGTCCGTCATCGACCCTGTTTCAGGCTTTCGGCGACGCGGTTCGTGCCTACGCGGCCTCGAAGGCGAAGGCCTGA
- a CDS encoding LacI family DNA-binding transcriptional regulator → MAQKIKLSTIAETLGVSTATVSLALRDSPLVAAITRDKIKDQARALGYIYNRRAASLRTSRSGIIGVVVHDIMNPFYGEILKAIEAELDRDRQTFILSNHYDSVEKQRAFIETLLQLGGDGVIMSPAIGTPPEDIQLAEDNGMPAILIARSIEGVDVPIFRGDDAYGISLATNHLISLGHRVIAMVGGTDQTSTGRDRYQGYVTALRKANIDVDPDLRIPGPRSMQGGFEAAVHLLSLPQKPTAVVCWNDLVAIGMMNGIARAGLVPGRDVSVTGYDDLEEASISTPALTTVWNGQSDVGRSAARALLDKLNGSHEPDGIHLIKPEMRIRQSTGPLRSPSTE, encoded by the coding sequence GTGGCGCAGAAGATCAAGCTCTCAACCATTGCCGAAACGCTTGGGGTCTCCACGGCGACCGTTTCACTGGCATTGCGCGACAGCCCGCTCGTTGCCGCCATCACCCGCGACAAGATCAAGGACCAGGCGCGGGCGCTCGGCTATATCTACAACCGCCGCGCCGCCAGCCTGCGCACATCCCGCTCCGGCATCATCGGCGTCGTCGTGCACGACATCATGAACCCCTTCTACGGCGAAATCCTCAAGGCCATCGAGGCAGAACTCGATCGCGACCGGCAGACGTTCATTCTTTCCAATCACTATGATTCCGTCGAAAAGCAACGCGCCTTCATCGAGACCCTGCTGCAATTGGGCGGCGACGGCGTCATCATGTCGCCGGCCATCGGTACGCCGCCGGAAGATATCCAGCTTGCCGAAGACAACGGCATGCCGGCGATCCTGATCGCCCGCTCGATCGAAGGCGTCGACGTGCCGATCTTCCGCGGCGACGACGCCTATGGCATTTCGCTCGCCACCAATCACCTGATCAGCCTTGGACACCGCGTCATTGCCATGGTCGGCGGCACGGACCAGACGTCGACCGGACGGGACCGCTACCAGGGTTATGTGACGGCATTGCGCAAGGCCAATATCGATGTCGACCCCGACCTGCGCATTCCCGGCCCCCGCTCCATGCAGGGCGGTTTCGAGGCGGCGGTGCATCTGCTGTCCCTGCCGCAAAAACCAACCGCGGTCGTCTGCTGGAACGATCTCGTCGCCATCGGCATGATGAACGGCATCGCGCGCGCGGGCCTCGTTCCCGGCCGCGATGTGTCGGTCACCGGCTACGATGATCTCGAGGAAGCGTCGATCTCCACGCCCGCATTGACCACCGTCTGGAACGGGCAATCGGACGTGGGCCGAAGTGCTGCGCGCGCCCTGCTCGACAAGCTCAACGGCAGCCACGAGCCGGACGGCATCCACCTCATCAAGCCCGAAATGCGGATCCGTCAGTCGACCGGCCCGCTTCGGTCGCCTTCAACCGAATAA
- a CDS encoding WD40 repeat domain-containing protein, producing MPTVAPLDLEGHVAGVAFLGDVPFFAESSGLVHRLDHGHKTVEAHEGLLSCVRDDATDTLLTGGEDGKVLRVQLDGTTTEIASVPRKWISQVAAGPQGAVGYAYGKTAHVRLADGTVKDFTEERTVEGIAFAPKGMRIALARYNGVSLHWVAMAGQPTELEWKGAHTGVTFSPDGRFVVTTMQENALHGWKLDTKPGAETRHMRMTGYPAKVKSISWSAKGKWLASSGAPAAIVWPFQAKDGPMGKAPLELGTRANIMVTQVSCHPIEEIAAIGYADGMILVVRFADAKEVLLRRPGKGAITAMAWNRNGRQLAFGSEAGDCGVVDITA from the coding sequence ATGCCGACAGTTGCTCCTCTTGATCTCGAAGGCCACGTCGCAGGCGTGGCCTTTTTGGGTGACGTGCCGTTCTTCGCCGAATCGTCCGGCCTCGTCCACCGCCTCGATCATGGCCACAAGACTGTGGAAGCGCATGAGGGTCTTCTCTCCTGCGTGCGTGACGACGCCACCGACACGCTGCTGACCGGTGGCGAGGACGGCAAGGTGCTGCGCGTTCAGCTCGACGGGACGACGACGGAAATCGCCAGCGTTCCCCGCAAATGGATCTCGCAGGTTGCCGCCGGCCCGCAAGGCGCCGTCGGTTATGCCTATGGCAAGACGGCGCATGTCCGGCTCGCCGACGGCACCGTCAAGGATTTTACCGAGGAGCGGACGGTGGAAGGCATCGCCTTTGCACCGAAGGGAATGCGCATCGCCCTTGCCCGCTACAACGGCGTGTCGCTCCACTGGGTGGCGATGGCCGGACAGCCGACGGAGCTTGAATGGAAGGGCGCCCATACCGGCGTGACCTTCTCGCCCGACGGCCGCTTCGTCGTCACCACCATGCAGGAAAATGCCCTGCACGGCTGGAAGCTCGACACCAAGCCCGGCGCCGAGACGCGCCACATGCGCATGACCGGCTATCCCGCCAAGGTGAAATCCATATCCTGGTCCGCCAAGGGCAAATGGCTCGCCTCCTCCGGCGCGCCCGCCGCCATCGTCTGGCCCTTCCAGGCCAAGGACGGCCCGATGGGCAAGGCGCCGCTCGAACTCGGCACCCGCGCCAATATCATGGTCACCCAGGTCTCATGCCATCCGATCGAGGAGATCGCCGCGATCGGCTATGCCGACGGCATGATCCTCGTCGTGCGCTTCGCCGATGCCAAGGAAGTGCTGCTGCGCCGCCCCGGCAAGGGCGCGATCACCGCCATGGCCTGGAACAGGAACGGCCGCCAATTGGCCTTCGGTAGTGAAGCGGGCGATTGCGGCGTGGTTGATATTACCGCTTGA
- a CDS encoding LysR family transcriptional regulator, producing MDTLTRIRAFIDVVDAEGFSAAARRVGRSKALLSKYVRELEDELGALLLNRTTRQFSLTEAGHTYYRTASEILKEIDNLADLVRASNSDLKGRLRISAPRTFVDAEIGQSLIDFGKAHPELSLEIVSDDRFVDLVEEGFDVAIRITKLEDSTLIARKLDDFQVQICASPEFLEKTGPINHPSELSRHACIIDTNGRSYSNWRFVEPDGTTFSVPVGGPIEVNSPLAAVRAAESGIGISGVPEFIARPKIAAGTLVPILETYLPKDRGIYAIYPHRRYLPTKVRTFVDFLYNWFRKNTGN from the coding sequence ATGGATACCTTGACCCGCATTCGCGCCTTTATCGATGTCGTCGATGCCGAGGGCTTCTCCGCCGCCGCCCGGCGCGTCGGGCGCTCGAAGGCGCTGCTCTCCAAATATGTGCGCGAACTCGAGGACGAACTCGGCGCACTGCTGCTCAACCGCACCACCCGGCAATTCTCGCTGACGGAGGCCGGGCACACCTATTATCGGACGGCGTCGGAAATCCTCAAGGAGATCGACAACCTCGCCGACCTCGTCCGCGCCAGCAATTCGGACCTCAAGGGCCGGCTGCGCATTTCCGCGCCCCGCACCTTCGTCGATGCCGAGATCGGCCAGTCGCTGATCGATTTCGGCAAGGCGCATCCGGAACTGTCGCTGGAAATCGTCTCCGATGACCGCTTCGTCGACCTGGTCGAGGAGGGTTTCGACGTCGCGATCCGCATCACGAAACTGGAGGATTCGACGCTGATCGCCCGCAAGCTGGACGACTTCCAGGTGCAGATCTGCGCATCGCCGGAGTTTCTCGAAAAGACCGGGCCGATCAACCACCCGTCCGAACTGTCACGGCACGCCTGCATCATCGATACCAACGGCCGCTCCTACAGCAACTGGCGCTTCGTCGAACCGGACGGCACCACGTTCAGCGTGCCTGTCGGCGGGCCGATCGAGGTCAACAGCCCGCTTGCCGCCGTGCGCGCGGCCGAATCGGGCATCGGCATATCCGGCGTTCCGGAATTCATCGCCCGGCCGAAGATTGCTGCCGGCACGCTGGTTCCGATCCTGGAGACCTATCTTCCCAAGGACCGCGGCATCTATGCGATCTATCCGCATCGGCGCTACCTGCCGACGAAGGTGCGGACCTTCGTCGATTTCCTGTACAACTGGTTCCGCAAGAACACGGGAAATTGA
- a CDS encoding 2-hydroxyacid dehydrogenase has protein sequence MPQGRPRILVPGRMSKRVLDRLPDHFEPVFVSAADPALVTADMAAGVSGVAVQGKIPTDFIDALPNLEIVANFGVGYDGVDAGHAAKRGVVVTNTPDVLTEEVADTAIGLLINTVRQLPAAEQWLRQGRWAKEGAFALSPLTLRGRTVGLYGLGRIGLAIARRLESFGVSIAYHTRTPREGLAYGHYPTLKGMAEAVDTIIVIVPGTESTRRTVNAEVLQALGPQGVLINVGRGATVDEAALADALQRGVIAAAGLDVFEYEPHVPDALLTLPNVSLLPHVGSASQATRNAMADLVVDNLIAWFETGAALTPVDETPFKRRTA, from the coding sequence ATGCCGCAAGGCCGTCCCCGTATTCTTGTGCCCGGAAGGATGAGCAAGCGTGTGCTCGATCGTCTGCCGGATCACTTCGAGCCGGTCTTTGTCTCGGCGGCTGATCCCGCGCTGGTCACCGCCGACATGGCTGCCGGTGTCTCCGGAGTTGCCGTGCAGGGAAAAATCCCTACCGATTTCATCGATGCCCTGCCGAACCTCGAAATCGTCGCCAATTTCGGCGTCGGCTATGACGGCGTCGATGCCGGACATGCGGCGAAGCGCGGCGTCGTCGTCACCAACACTCCGGATGTGCTGACGGAAGAAGTGGCGGATACGGCGATCGGCCTGCTTATCAATACGGTGCGCCAGCTTCCTGCCGCGGAGCAGTGGCTGCGCCAGGGCCGCTGGGCCAAGGAGGGCGCCTTTGCCCTGTCGCCGCTGACGCTGCGTGGCCGCACGGTTGGTCTCTATGGGCTCGGGCGCATCGGCCTGGCAATAGCCAGGCGCCTCGAAAGCTTCGGGGTGTCCATCGCCTATCACACCCGCACGCCGCGCGAGGGGCTTGCGTATGGGCACTATCCGACGCTGAAGGGAATGGCCGAGGCCGTCGATACGATCATCGTCATCGTGCCGGGCACCGAGAGCACCCGCAGAACCGTCAATGCGGAGGTTCTGCAGGCCTTGGGGCCGCAAGGTGTCCTGATCAATGTCGGGCGAGGCGCGACCGTGGATGAGGCCGCCCTTGCCGACGCGCTGCAGCGCGGTGTCATCGCCGCCGCTGGCCTCGATGTGTTCGAATACGAACCCCATGTTCCAGACGCTCTGTTGACGCTGCCGAACGTGTCGCTGCTGCCGCATGTCGGCTCTGCCTCGCAGGCGACACGCAACGCCATGGCCGACCTCGTCGTCGACAATCTCATCGCCTGGTTCGAGACGGGCGCTGCGCTGACGCCGGTGGACGAGACGCCGTTCAAGCGCAGGACCGCTTAA
- a CDS encoding MarR family transcriptional regulator, with protein sequence MGKKSKAEKKTKGGKKKNHDVAVEAQDLASVLVQAARSMRTVLSRNLLESGLYAGQDGVMLALAETDGLTAGVLAMKLGVKAPTMTRTIGRMEAQGFLERRADDEDARLTKVYLTTSGRDRLQTIAAAGKTSEEIATKGLSEKQIKTLMKLLRAVDGNLQSSDAAE encoded by the coding sequence ATGGGAAAGAAGAGCAAGGCCGAGAAGAAAACCAAGGGCGGCAAGAAGAAGAACCACGACGTCGCCGTCGAGGCGCAGGATCTTGCATCCGTGCTGGTGCAGGCGGCGCGCTCGATGCGCACCGTGCTGTCGCGTAATCTACTCGAAAGCGGCCTTTATGCGGGCCAGGACGGCGTGATGCTGGCGCTCGCCGAAACCGATGGGCTGACGGCAGGCGTGCTGGCAATGAAGCTTGGCGTCAAGGCCCCGACCATGACCCGCACGATCGGCCGGATGGAGGCCCAGGGCTTTCTGGAACGGCGGGCTGATGACGAGGATGCGCGGCTGACCAAGGTCTACCTCACCACAAGCGGCCGCGACCGGCTCCAGACCATCGCTGCCGCGGGCAAAACCTCCGAAGAAATCGCCACCAAGGGCCTCAGCGAAAAGCAGATCAAGACGCTGATGAAGCTGCTGCGCGCCGTCGACGGCAATCTCCAGAGCTCCGACGCGGCGGAATAA
- a CDS encoding N-acetyltransferase: MAAVLDSVRAFFAQNAFTIDMENPGDVVARENLLDRAMGPNRRRKSSEALRRDRVPAEGLALVARDPHGHVIGTVRLWNVEAGVSRDGTPVDALLLGPLAVDAAHEGKGIGGALMRAAIGEAKTRGHGAILLVGDAPYYERFGFFATKAQHLVMPGPFERNRFLALELKDGWLEGAAGMLVASGRKLAMPRLRRAA, encoded by the coding sequence ATGGCCGCTGTTCTTGATTCTGTCCGCGCGTTCTTCGCGCAGAATGCCTTCACCATCGACATGGAAAACCCCGGCGACGTCGTCGCGCGGGAAAACCTGCTCGATCGCGCCATGGGGCCGAACCGCCGCCGCAAGTCGTCGGAAGCGCTGCGCCGCGACCGCGTGCCGGCCGAAGGTTTGGCGCTTGTTGCTCGCGATCCGCACGGCCATGTCATCGGCACGGTGCGCCTGTGGAACGTCGAAGCCGGCGTCAGCCGCGATGGTACGCCGGTCGATGCCCTGTTGCTCGGCCCGCTCGCGGTCGATGCTGCCCATGAGGGCAAGGGTATCGGCGGTGCCCTGATGCGGGCTGCGATCGGCGAGGCGAAGACCCGTGGTCATGGCGCCATCCTGCTTGTCGGCGATGCGCCCTACTACGAGCGCTTCGGCTTCTTCGCCACCAAGGCGCAGCATCTCGTCATGCCCGGTCCGTTCGAGCGCAACCGGTTCCTGGCGCTGGAACTGAAGGACGGCTGGCTGGAAGGCGCTGCCGGCATGCTGGTCGCCAGCGGCCGCAAACTCGCCATGCCGCGGCTGCGCCGCGCCGCCTGA
- the odc2 gene encoding ornithine/lysine decarboxylase: MTTARIIDFLNTRRPEGPCLVVDLDVVRDNFKAFRHALPDSSIYYAVKANPAPEILRLLASMGSNFDCASVAEIEMALDAGATAQRISFGNTIKKERDVAKAHALGVSLFAVDSHEEVEKVSRAAPGARVFCRVLTDGEGAEWPLSRKFGCVPQMAVDVLVYAHQLGLASHGVSFHVGSQMTKVDAWDSALADAKRVFVQLAKQGIELKMVNMGGGFPTKYLRDVPSAEAYGKAIFGALRKHFGNNIPETIIEPGRGMVGNAGVIKSEVVLISKKSDNDNHRWVFLDIGKFGGLAETMDEAIRYPIRTAHDADEMEPCVLAGPTCDSADVMYEKNMYPLPISLTIGDEVLIEGTGAYTTTYSAVAFNGFEPLKSYVI; this comes from the coding sequence ATGACGACTGCACGCATCATCGACTTCTTGAACACCCGACGTCCCGAAGGCCCGTGCCTTGTAGTTGACCTCGATGTCGTGCGCGACAATTTCAAGGCTTTCCGCCATGCCCTGCCGGACAGCTCCATCTACTATGCCGTCAAGGCCAACCCGGCGCCGGAAATCCTGCGCCTTCTCGCCAGCATGGGTTCCAACTTCGATTGCGCGTCCGTCGCTGAAATCGAAATGGCGCTTGATGCCGGCGCGACAGCCCAGCGCATCTCGTTCGGTAACACGATCAAGAAGGAACGCGACGTCGCCAAGGCGCATGCGCTCGGCGTTTCGCTCTTTGCCGTCGACAGCCACGAGGAAGTCGAAAAGGTTTCCCGCGCGGCTCCGGGCGCACGGGTGTTCTGCCGCGTCCTGACCGATGGCGAAGGTGCCGAATGGCCGCTGTCGCGCAAGTTCGGCTGCGTCCCGCAGATGGCCGTCGACGTTCTCGTCTATGCCCATCAGCTCGGCCTTGCCTCGCACGGCGTCTCGTTCCATGTCGGCTCGCAGATGACCAAGGTCGATGCCTGGGATTCGGCCCTTGCCGATGCCAAGCGCGTCTTCGTGCAGCTGGCAAAGCAGGGCATCGAGCTCAAGATGGTCAACATGGGCGGTGGTTTCCCGACCAAGTACCTGCGCGACGTGCCCTCCGCCGAAGCCTACGGCAAGGCCATCTTCGGTGCGCTGCGCAAGCACTTCGGCAACAACATCCCGGAAACCATCATCGAGCCGGGCCGCGGCATGGTCGGCAATGCCGGTGTGATCAAGTCGGAAGTCGTCCTGATTTCGAAGAAGTCGGACAACGACAACCACCGCTGGGTCTTCCTCGACATCGGCAAGTTCGGCGGTCTCGCCGAAACCATGGACGAGGCGATCCGCTACCCGATCCGCACCGCCCATGACGCCGACGAAATGGAGCCTTGCGTTCTCGCCGGCCCGACCTGCGATTCGGCCGATGTGATGTACGAGAAGAACATGTATCCGCTGCCGATTTCGTTGACGATCGGTGACGAAGTTCTGATCGAGGGCACAGGCGCCTACACGACGACCTATTCGGCCGTCGCCTTCAACGGTTTCGAGCCGCTGAAGTCCTACGTCATCTGA
- a CDS encoding DUF1007 family protein translates to MKPLSLILAVAACLAPCAALAHPHIFAEARLEIVADGSNQITELRNVWRFDELFSSSVVMDFDKNSNAQLDPDELQEVGQTVLDSLAEYNYYTTISDNGKTIKVDKPDAITADYKDGQLLLMFAVKPAEAMPLKGTLSFGVYDPTMYTAMDFPTDEDLVPVGDQLKACEHKVVRPDPDEVLAQNQASLTDAFFNDPTGTDMSKMFATRIEFKC, encoded by the coding sequence ATGAAACCATTGTCCCTGATCCTGGCGGTCGCGGCCTGTCTTGCCCCCTGCGCTGCGCTAGCCCACCCGCATATCTTTGCGGAAGCGCGGCTGGAGATCGTTGCGGACGGCTCGAATCAGATCACCGAACTGCGCAACGTCTGGCGGTTCGACGAGCTGTTTTCATCCAGTGTCGTGATGGATTTCGACAAGAACTCCAACGCGCAGCTCGATCCTGACGAGCTGCAGGAGGTCGGCCAGACCGTTCTCGATTCGCTGGCAGAATACAATTACTACACGACGATCAGCGACAACGGCAAAACCATCAAGGTCGACAAACCTGATGCGATCACCGCCGACTACAAGGACGGCCAGCTGCTTTTGATGTTCGCCGTCAAGCCGGCCGAGGCGATGCCGCTCAAGGGCACCCTGTCGTTCGGGGTCTACGATCCGACTATGTATACGGCGATGGACTTCCCGACCGATGAGGACCTTGTCCCGGTCGGCGATCAGCTGAAGGCCTGCGAACACAAGGTGGTCCGCCCCGACCCCGATGAGGTGCTGGCTCAGAATCAGGCGAGCCTGACGGACGCCTTCTTCAACGACCCGACGGGGACCGACATGTCGAAGATGTTTGCGACGAGGATCGAATTCAAATGCTGA
- a CDS encoding glyoxalase superfamily protein: MRGSIPLPSLDALKDQAKRLRAGLAAEGQDITHSKSLELLAAQYGFRDWNTLHAMAGNRPPLNPWMLGSRVKGHYLGQPFEAKILGVQAVTAQPGRYRLTLDLDEAVDVVTFDSFSAFRKRVHCTIDETGRTVEKTSNGRPHVELMW; the protein is encoded by the coding sequence ATGCGCGGATCAATCCCGCTCCCGTCCCTCGATGCCCTGAAAGACCAGGCGAAACGGCTGCGCGCCGGCCTCGCCGCCGAAGGGCAGGATATCACCCACTCGAAATCGCTGGAACTTCTGGCCGCGCAATACGGCTTTCGCGACTGGAACACCCTTCACGCGATGGCCGGCAACCGCCCGCCGCTCAATCCCTGGATGCTCGGCTCCCGCGTCAAGGGCCACTATCTCGGCCAGCCCTTCGAGGCAAAAATCCTCGGCGTCCAGGCCGTCACCGCCCAGCCCGGCCGCTACCGGTTGACACTCGATCTCGACGAGGCCGTCGATGTCGTCACCTTCGACAGCTTCTCGGCGTTCCGAAAGCGCGTCCATTGCACGATCGACGAAACCGGCCGAACGGTCGAAAAGACGTCGAACGGCAGGCCGCATGTCGAATTGATGTGGTGA
- a CDS encoding GTP-binding protein: protein MTEASTAKPIPVTVLTGYLGAGKTTLLNRILSENHGRKYAVIVNEFGEIGIDNDLIVESDEEIYEMNNGCVCCTVRGDLIRVVEGLMRRPGRFDAIIVETTGLADPVPVAQTFFMDDDVRAKTELDAVVALVDAKHLPLRLKDSREAEDQIAFADVVLLNKTDLVTPEELAKIEATVRVINPSARIHRTVRSEIDLTKVLDQGAFNLERALENDPHFLDQDDHDHDHECGPDCDHDHHHHDHDHHHHDHDHHHHDHAPSPIHDVTVQSVSLRGGEMNPDRFFPWIQKITQTEGPNILRLKGIIAFKGDEERYVVQGVHMIIEGDHQRPWKDGEKRESRLVFIGRELDREKLERTFKACEAAPAEAAAH, encoded by the coding sequence ATGACCGAAGCATCCACAGCCAAGCCGATTCCCGTTACCGTGCTCACCGGCTATCTCGGCGCCGGCAAGACGACGCTGCTCAATCGCATTCTTTCCGAAAACCATGGCCGGAAATACGCCGTCATCGTCAACGAATTCGGCGAGATCGGCATCGACAACGACCTGATCGTCGAGTCCGACGAAGAAATCTACGAGATGAACAATGGCTGTGTCTGTTGCACCGTGCGCGGCGACCTGATCCGCGTCGTCGAAGGCCTGATGCGCCGCCCGGGCCGCTTCGATGCGATCATCGTCGAAACCACTGGCCTTGCCGACCCGGTGCCCGTCGCCCAGACCTTCTTCATGGACGACGACGTGCGCGCCAAGACCGAGCTCGATGCCGTCGTCGCCCTGGTCGACGCCAAGCACCTGCCGCTGCGCCTGAAGGACTCGCGCGAAGCCGAAGACCAGATCGCCTTTGCCGACGTCGTACTCTTGAACAAGACCGACCTGGTGACGCCGGAAGAACTGGCGAAGATCGAAGCGACCGTCCGCGTCATCAACCCGTCGGCCCGCATCCACCGGACCGTGCGCTCCGAGATCGACCTGACGAAGGTTCTCGACCAGGGCGCCTTCAATCTGGAACGGGCGCTGGAAAACGATCCGCATTTCCTCGATCAGGATGATCACGACCATGATCACGAGTGCGGCCCGGATTGCGACCACGATCACCACCACCATGATCACGACCATCATCATCACGATCATGATCACCATCACCACGACCATGCCCCCTCGCCGATCCATGATGTCACGGTGCAGTCCGTTTCGCTGCGGGGCGGCGAGATGAACCCGGACCGCTTCTTCCCCTGGATCCAGAAGATCACCCAGACGGAGGGCCCGAACATCCTGCGGCTCAAGGGCATCATCGCCTTCAAGGGCGACGAGGAGCGTTATGTCGTCCAGGGCGTGCACATGATCATCGAAGGCGACCATCAGCGTCCGTGGAAGGACGGCGAGAAGCGTGAAAGCCGCCTCGTCTTCATCGGCCGCGAGCTTGACCGCGAAAAGCTGGAACGCACCTTCAAGGCCTGCGAGGCCGCTCCGGCCGAGGCCGCAGCACACTGA